The sequence below is a genomic window from Candidatus Methylomirabilota bacterium.
CGAGGCGCGCCTTCGTCTCGTCGGGCAGCGTGTCGTACGCGGAGCGCATGTCGGCGAACTCGGTGTCCGCCGCGACGGCGGGGACGACCTTGGCCGAGAGCATCGAGTACCGTCCGGGCGGGTCCACGAACGACGCGTCGGTGTGCCAGAGGCGATTGCCGAGCGTGTACATGCGGCGGCGGTCCGTCGATCCCAGGATGCCGCCGTCCGCCGCGACGTTCGAGATGTCGGAGAGCGCCTCGTCGCCGAGGCGGTTCTTGCCGAGGGCGGCGCTGCCCGTCCGCGTGTGGAGCTGGCCGTCGAGCCGCTGGGCGAACGCGAGCTGCTCGTCGTCGGTGAACGGCTGGTCGCGGAACACGAGGATGGCGTGCTCGTCCATCCCCGCGCGGATCTCGGCGAGCGTCTCTCCGTCGTGAGCCCGGCGGAGATCGACCGGGCCGATCTCGGCGACGAAGCGCGGGTGCAGCCGTCGGAACGTCAGGGCCATGCGGGCGCCTCCTCTGAACGGCTATTATGCCCCGAAAGCCCGGCGGCACGCGGCGGCGCCGATCGAGTATCCTCGGGACCACACGGGAGGACGCCATGGCACGGGTGACGGGACTCGGACACGTCGGGATCTACGTGCGCGACCTCGAGCGGATGGTCGCCTTCTACCGGGACGTCCTGGGCATGCGGGTCACCAAGCAGAACTGGCGCGCCGGTGTGGTTTTCCTGAGCGCGGACCCGGAGGCCGTGGACCACGAGATCGCGCTCATGCGGGGACGACCCTCCGCGGACGATCCCCACCTGATCCAGCAGATCTCGATGCGGGTCGCCACGCTCGACGATCTCCGCGCCTTCCACCGGCGCCTGGTCGCCGAGGGCTACCGGATCGACGCCGTCGTCAACCACGCCAGCGCCATCGGCTGCTATTTCTTCGATCCCGAGGGCAACCGCACCGAAGTGTTCTGGGTGACGGGCCGGCCGAGCTGGGTGCCCGTCGCGAACCCGATCGACATCGAGCAACCCGACGACGCGATTCTCGGCGAGGTGGATCGACTCTGGCAGAAGGTCCGGCACGTGCCCGTCGGCGGTGTGATGGACGACGCACCGGAAACGCTCGAAATCGCGACGCGGGACTGAAAGGAGACGGCCATGGCGCTGAAACTCACTCGTCGTCGGTTCCTGATCGGCACGGGAGCGGTGGCCGCGATGCCGGCGCCCGCGTTTGCGCAGCAGAAGCCGGTCAAGATCGGCCTCCTCACCGTGAAGACCGGGCCGCTCGCAGCGGGCGGCATCCAGATGGAGCAAGGCACCACCCGCTTCCTCAAGGATCGGAACTACACGCTCGCCGGCCGCAAGGTCGAGCTCGTCGTCGCCGACACCGGCGGCAATCCCGCGGGCACCAAGACGAAGACGCAAGAGCTCGTCGAGCGCGACGGGGTCGACATGATCTTCGGTCCGCTCGCCGCGTTCGAGCTGCTCGCGATCACCGACTATGCCGCGGCCGCGAAGATGCCGATCCTCTCACTCGCCGCGGCGGAGGACATGACGCAGCGCCGGCCCAACCCCTATTTCGTCCGGGCCTCCGGCACTTCGGCGCAGTACCTGCACCCCCTGGCCGACTACGCGGCGAAGGAGCTGAAGTACAAGCGCATCATCACGCTCGCCGACGACTTCGCGTTCGGTCACGAGCAGATGGGTGGCTTCCAGCGCGTGTTCGAGGACGCGGGCGGCCGGATCGTGAAGAAGCTGTGGCCGCCGCTCACGACCCCGGACTACACGCCGTACATCGCGCAGATCAGCGGCGCCGAGGCCGTCATGCAGGGATTCGCGGGATCGAATCCGTTGAAGTTCATGAAGCAGTACCGCGATGCGGGACTCAAGCTCCCGGTCCTCGCCGGCGCGCCGGCCGGCGACGATGCGCTCCTGAAGTCGTTCGGCGACGAGGCGGTCGGAATGATCTCGTCGAACTTCTATACGAACGACCTCGACACTCCGAGCAACAAGCGGCTCATCGACGGGATGGTGCGTGACTACGGCAACGTCCCGGGCACCTACTCCGCCGGTCTCTACATCAACGGGATGGTCGCGGAAGCGGCGCTCGAGAAGACGGGCGGCAAGACCGACGACCGGGAAGCGTTCGTCCAGGCGCTGCGCTCGGTGTCCCTCATCGACACGCCACGCGGACCGTTCACGTTCGACCACTTCGGCAACGTCGTCGGCAACTTCTATATCCGGCGCTGCGAGAAGAAGGGCGACAAGCTGGTCAACACCACGATCAAGACGTATACGAGGGTCAGTCAGTTCTGGACGTACGACGAAAAGTGGTTCCTCTCGCAACCGGTGTATTCGCGCGACTATCCGCCGCTTCGCTCGTGAGGGGGCGACTCACAGGCGCGCCTTTCGGCGCGACGGCCCCCTCCAGGACCTCCCCCAGGATAGGATTGCGGCGGCAAAGCCGCCGCTCGAATCGGACGCGATGAGCCTGTGGCTGGTGCTCGCCGTCAACAGCGTCACGCTCGGCGGCCTCCTCTTTCTCCTGTCCGCCGGCTTCTCGCTGATCTTCGGGTTGATGAAGATCCCGAATCTGACCCACGGCTCGTTCTTCATGCTCGGCGCGTATCTCGCGACGACCCTGATCGCGCACGGCTTCGATTTCTGGACGGCGGCGGTCGTCGGCGGGCTCGGCGTGGCCGCGTTCGGCGGCATCGTCGAGCGGTTCATCCTGCGCCGGCTGCCGGGCGCCGAGCTCGCGCAGGTGCTGGTGACCCTGGGCCTCTCGTTCATGATCGCGGACGTCTGTCTGATGGTGTGGACCGGCGATCCGATCCGGATCGACACGCCACCCGCGCTGCGCGGGGCGACGGCCTTCGCCGGCCTCGCGTTTCCGACGTATCGCCTCGCCATCAGCGGGATCGCCGTGATCTTCGCCGCCGTGCTCTGGGCGCTGCTCGATCGTACGCGCCTCGGGGCGATGATCCGCGCCGGCGTCGACGATCCCGCGATGGCGCGCGTCGTCGGCATCCGGGTCTCTCGCCTCTTCACGATCGTCTTCTGCCTCGGCGCGTGGCTCGCGGGATTCGCCGGCGTCATCGGCGGGCCGATCCTCTCCGTCTATCCCGGCCTCGATCAGGAGATGCTGCCGCTCGCGCTCGTCGTCGTGATCCTCGGCGGCAGCGGCTCGCTGCTCGGCTCGTTCGTCGGCAGCTTCGTCGTCGGCTTCCTCTACAACTTCGGCCAGGCGATGTTTCCGGAGCTCGCCTACGTCGTGCTCTTCCTGCCGATGCTCATCGTCCTGGTGGTGCGGCCGCAGGGACTCTTCGGGCGGCAGGCGATATGAAGCGCCTCGCGCTCGTCGTCGCGCTCGCGCTCGCCGCGACGGTGCCGCTGTGGGTCAGCGGCACCTATTACGTCAACATCGCCAGCCAGATCCTCTTCTACGCGATCTTCGCGCTCGGGATCAACGTCCTGGCCGGCTACGCGGGCCTCGTCACGCTCGGCCACGCCGGGCTGTTCGGCATCGCCGCGTACGCCGGCGCGCGAATCATGAACGCCGGCGCCGGCCACCTGGCCGTCGCGGCGGGGGCCCTGGCGGTGACGCTCGTCGCCGCGGCGGTCTTCGCGGCGCTGGCGCTGCGCGGCACCGGGCTCGGCTTCGTCATGATCACCGTGGCGCTCGGCCAGATCGTGTGGGGCGTCGCCTATCGCTGGATCAGCATCACCGGCGGCGACAACGGCATCTCCGTCAGGGGCCGGCCGAGCCCGCTCGGGCTCTCGCTCGCCGCGCCGACGGCGTTCTACTGGGCGACGCTCGTCGTGTTCCTCGTCGCTGTCGTCTCGATGGCGATCTTCGCCGCCTCGC
It includes:
- a CDS encoding TauD/TfdA family dioxygenase; this encodes MALTFRRLHPRFVAEIGPVDLRRAHDGETLAEIRAGMDEHAILVFRDQPFTDDEQLAFAQRLDGQLHTRTGSAALGKNRLGDEALSDISNVAADGGILGSTDRRRMYTLGNRLWHTDASFVDPPGRYSMLSAKVVPAVAADTEFADMRSAYDTLPDETKARLEGLRVHHSIAHSRQTLGFEFSAEEQEKLPGAVHPLVRTLPRSGRRSLYLASHASRILDWPVPEGRLLLRDLMEHATRPELVYRHAWRVGDLVIWDNRATMHRACPFDDTTYRRELRRVTTLDVPEPAAATRG
- a CDS encoding VOC family protein encodes the protein MARVTGLGHVGIYVRDLERMVAFYRDVLGMRVTKQNWRAGVVFLSADPEAVDHEIALMRGRPSADDPHLIQQISMRVATLDDLRAFHRRLVAEGYRIDAVVNHASAIGCYFFDPEGNRTEVFWVTGRPSWVPVANPIDIEQPDDAILGEVDRLWQKVRHVPVGGVMDDAPETLEIATRD
- a CDS encoding branched-chain amino acid ABC transporter permease yields the protein MKRLALVVALALAATVPLWVSGTYYVNIASQILFYAIFALGINVLAGYAGLVTLGHAGLFGIAAYAGARIMNAGAGHLAVAAGALAVTLVAAAVFAALALRGTGLGFVMITVALGQIVWGVAYRWISITGGDNGISVRGRPSPLGLSLAAPTAFYWATLVVFLVAVVSMAIFAASPFGASVCGTRDQPRRMNALGYHVWMIRFLAFVFSGFWSGVAGLLFLYYNQFVSPQAVALTASAEALLMVISGGTGTLLGPIAGAALVVIMKNVASAYIERWNFVLGAIFVVIVVFMPEGLVPGTARLGRWALAAVRPRAAPRLGAPGPEDA
- a CDS encoding ABC transporter substrate-binding protein; this translates as MALKLTRRRFLIGTGAVAAMPAPAFAQQKPVKIGLLTVKTGPLAAGGIQMEQGTTRFLKDRNYTLAGRKVELVVADTGGNPAGTKTKTQELVERDGVDMIFGPLAAFELLAITDYAAAAKMPILSLAAAEDMTQRRPNPYFVRASGTSAQYLHPLADYAAKELKYKRIITLADDFAFGHEQMGGFQRVFEDAGGRIVKKLWPPLTTPDYTPYIAQISGAEAVMQGFAGSNPLKFMKQYRDAGLKLPVLAGAPAGDDALLKSFGDEAVGMISSNFYTNDLDTPSNKRLIDGMVRDYGNVPGTYSAGLYINGMVAEAALEKTGGKTDDREAFVQALRSVSLIDTPRGPFTFDHFGNVVGNFYIRRCEKKGDKLVNTTIKTYTRVSQFWTYDEKWFLSQPVYSRDYPPLRS
- a CDS encoding branched-chain amino acid ABC transporter permease, whose product is MSLWLVLAVNSVTLGGLLFLLSAGFSLIFGLMKIPNLTHGSFFMLGAYLATTLIAHGFDFWTAAVVGGLGVAAFGGIVERFILRRLPGAELAQVLVTLGLSFMIADVCLMVWTGDPIRIDTPPALRGATAFAGLAFPTYRLAISGIAVIFAAVLWALLDRTRLGAMIRAGVDDPAMARVVGIRVSRLFTIVFCLGAWLAGFAGVIGGPILSVYPGLDQEMLPLALVVVILGGSGSLLGSFVGSFVVGFLYNFGQAMFPELAYVVLFLPMLIVLVVRPQGLFGRQAI